The following nucleotide sequence is from Hafnia alvei.
CAAACGGGGGCGCGGTTGCCAATTTGTCACTGGCCACCTCAGAAACATGGCGTGATAAGCAATCGGGCGAACAAAAAGAAAAAACCGAATGGCATCGCGTTGTGGTGTTTGGCAAGTTGGCTGAAATCGCAGGGGAATACCTGCAAAAGGGCTCACAGGTCTATATCGAGGGGGCTTTGCAAACTCGTAAGTGGACAGACACGCAAGGGAACGAGCGTTACACCACCGAAATTATCGTCAACGTGGGCGGCACTCTACAGATGCTGGGCAACCGTCGTGAAGCCAACTCAACCCCAGCACCGCAGACCAGCGGTCAGCCACAACAACAGGCAGCAACTCCCACAGCTAAAAAGGCCAGCAAAGTCAAAAAATCCAAGACCGCCGTACAGCCAGAATCTCAGCCGCAGAGCGGGGACTTCCCGCCGATGGATTTTGACGACGATATCCCATTCTAGAGTTGACTTGCCCTGCGAGAGCGGGGCTTAAACAGGAGAAATACGATGTCAGACAATATCGAGGCCAAGCCCTTAAAATCCCTGTCCGATGGCACCTT
It contains:
- a CDS encoding single-stranded DNA-binding protein, translated to MASKGVNKVILVGHLGQEPEVRYMPNGGAVANLSLATSETWRDKQSGEQKEKTEWHRVVVFGKLAEIAGEYLQKGSQVYIEGALQTRKWTDTQGNERYTTEIIVNVGGTLQMLGNRREANSTPAPQTSGQPQQQAATPTAKKASKVKKSKTAVQPESQPQSGDFPPMDFDDDIPF